In a genomic window of Acipenser ruthenus chromosome 41, fAciRut3.2 maternal haplotype, whole genome shotgun sequence:
- the LOC117962260 gene encoding hematopoietic cell signal transducer-like isoform X1, with amino-acid sequence MYTAVNSGFEKVESVEQEMADRVIFSALAVLLCLSGAVLGQQQPDCSHCYKIEPGVMAGIIATDVVLTVLIVVFVYYLASRRREKKEKADKVYINMPNMERRPYLKS; translated from the exons ATGTATACAGCTGTGAACTCAGGCTTCGAAAAG GTGGAGAGCGTTGAACAGGAAATGGCAGACAGGGTGATATTCTCGGCCCTCGCTGTGCTGCTCTGCTTATCTG GTGCGGTGCTTGGACAACAACAGCCAG ACTGCAGTCACTGCTATAAGATCGAACCCGGGGTCATGGCGGGGATCATTGCCACAGACGTGGTTCTGACTGTCCTCATCGTGGTCTTTGTCTATTACTTGGCCAGCCGAAGGAGGGAGAAGAAGGAAAAAG CAGACAAGGTCTATATAAACATGCCTAACATGGAGCGGAGACCCTACCTGAAGTCATGA
- the LOC117433940 gene encoding NF-kappa-B inhibitor delta: MHWQKPPKEKLCYPPPTVKKLLEQKRKRETTSASTGTPAAGPSVPTPVQAIQPGQSSFPESMGAAGPVPQTGFNEWQQSQQSPPTQQNYYPQEEYFHYSPPIPGTYPPMSSSYGPVQTPPELHHFDEHVSSPLAAMALPQASSFHWPQQTGGQCQGTSGIHLFGASAMQMDGGQLEAARMFIQRLDISKKVWQDEDGDTILHIYTAKGLREFAYAAAEHLRELGKLDSKEHKGKTPLLVAVTANQPAIVQDLISLGADVNACDIKGQTALHLAATYGFPAVMQAVLYGGLSMPVDLEIRNFEGLTPLHCAVISHSSTLKSLASQPDVQSQAQDKLSCIHLLLQHGASPISQDIKSNKTALHLAVKEGNLPLVQFLLELNYPEMYNFVNMKAHGNTALHMAAGLHGHCYQEDIVRLLLSRGADPSIRNLENDQAAHLLQPGERGEQLKHILKKGRVMSSSRRRIVSL, from the exons ATGCACTGGCAGAAAC cgcCAAAGGAGAAGCTGTGTTACCCTCCACCCACTGTAAAGAAACTGCTGGAGCAGAAGCGCAAGCGAGAGACCACCTCTGCAAGCACTGGGACCCCCGCTGCCGGCCCCTCA GTGCCAACACCAGTTCAAGCTATCCAACCAG GTCAGAGTAGCTTCCCTGAAAGCATGGGTGCCGCTGGTCCTGTCCCCCAGACTGGGTTTAATGAATGGCAGCAATCCCAGCAATCTCCTCCCACCCAGCAGAACTACTACCCCCAGGAAGAATATTTCCATTACAGCCCCCCCATCCCCGGCACATACCCGCCCATGAGCAGCAGCTACGGCCCCGTGCAGACGCCCCCCGAATTGCATCATTTT GATGAACATGTGTCATCTCCATTGGCAGCTATGGCTTTGCCCCAAGCCTCCAGCTTCCactggccacagcagacaggagggcagtGCCAGGGGACCTCGGGGATCCACCTCTTCGGGGCATCCGCGATGCAGATGGACGGCGGGCAGCTGGAGGCAGCCAGGATGTTCATCCAGAGATTGGACATCAGCAAGAAGGTGTGGCAGGACGAGGACGGAGACAC GATTCTGCACATCTACACAGCAAAGGGCTTGAGAGAGTTTGCGTATGCAGCTGCGGAGCACCTCCGTGAGCTGGGAAAGCTGGACTCTAAAGAGCACAAGGGGAAG ACTCCTCTGCTGGTAGCAGTCACAGCCAATCAGCCTGCGATCGTCCAGGACCTGATTTCTCTGGGCGCTGATGTTAATGCCTGTGATATCAAGGGGCAGACGGCTCTCCACCTCGCGGCAACGTATGGCTTCCCTGCCGTCATGCAG GCTGTTCTGTATGGAGGACTAAGCATGCCAGTTGATCTGGAGATTCGCAACTTTGAAG GCCTGACCCCGCTGCACTGTGCTGTCATCTCTCACAGCTCCACCCTGAAGAGCCTGGCTTCCCAGCCAGATGTGCAGAGCCAGGCCCAGGACAAGCTGAGCTGCATTCACCTGCTCCTGCAGCACGGAGCTTCACCCATCAGCCAG GATATAAAGAGCAATAAGACTGCACTTCACTTGGCTGTGAAGGAGGGGAACTTGCCTCTGGTTCAATTCCTCTTGGAGCTCAACTACCCTGAAATGTACAACTTTGTCAACATGAAG GCCCATggcaacactgcactgcacatggCGGCCGGGCTCCATGGTCACTGCTACCAGGAGGACATTGTGCGCCTGCTGCTGAGCCGGGGGGCCGATCCCAGCATCCGCAACCTGGAGAATGACCAGGCAGCCCACCTGCTGCAGCCTGGAGAGAGGGGCGAACAG CTCAAGCACATCCTGAAAAAGGGCAGAGTGATGTCATCCTCTCGTCGCAGAATCGTCTCCTTATAG
- the LOC117962260 gene encoding hematopoietic cell signal transducer-like isoform X3 has translation MADRVIFSALAVLLCLSGAVLGQQQPDCSHCYKIEPGVMAGIIATDVVLTVLIVVFVYYLASRRREKKEKADKVYINMPNMERRPYLKS, from the exons ATGGCAGACAGGGTGATATTCTCGGCCCTCGCTGTGCTGCTCTGCTTATCTG GTGCGGTGCTTGGACAACAACAGCCAG ACTGCAGTCACTGCTATAAGATCGAACCCGGGGTCATGGCGGGGATCATTGCCACAGACGTGGTTCTGACTGTCCTCATCGTGGTCTTTGTCTATTACTTGGCCAGCCGAAGGAGGGAGAAGAAGGAAAAAG CAGACAAGGTCTATATAAACATGCCTAACATGGAGCGGAGACCCTACCTGAAGTCATGA
- the LOC117962260 gene encoding hematopoietic cell signal transducer-like isoform X2, giving the protein MYTAVNSGFEKVESVEQEMADRVIFSALAVLLCLSGAVLGQQQPDCSHCYKIEPGVMAGIIATDVVLTVLIVVFVYYLASRRREKKEKDKVYINMPNMERRPYLKS; this is encoded by the exons ATGTATACAGCTGTGAACTCAGGCTTCGAAAAG GTGGAGAGCGTTGAACAGGAAATGGCAGACAGGGTGATATTCTCGGCCCTCGCTGTGCTGCTCTGCTTATCTG GTGCGGTGCTTGGACAACAACAGCCAG ACTGCAGTCACTGCTATAAGATCGAACCCGGGGTCATGGCGGGGATCATTGCCACAGACGTGGTTCTGACTGTCCTCATCGTGGTCTTTGTCTATTACTTGGCCAGCCGAAGGAGGGAGAAGAAGGAAAAAG ACAAGGTCTATATAAACATGCCTAACATGGAGCGGAGACCCTACCTGAAGTCATGA